A DNA window from Arachis hypogaea cultivar Tifrunner chromosome 18, arahy.Tifrunner.gnm2.J5K5, whole genome shotgun sequence contains the following coding sequences:
- the LOC112773020 gene encoding protein SHORT-ROOT: protein MHLSPYKKTHFNNNIPHLHHHHHIHDDDASTIDMHNNTTTTNSTSRCSSDSGEPCEDGKWACKLLKECAIAISQRDSTKIHHLLWMLNELASPYGDLDQKLASYFLQALFCKATESGHRCYKTLSTVAQKSNNFDSARKLILKFQEVSPWTTFGHVAANGAILEALEGESNLHIIDISNTLCTQWPTLFEALATRNDETPRLRLTVVALSSATVSSVMKEVGQRMEKFARLMGVPFEFNVINGLDRLGELTKESLGITNDEAIAVNCIGALRRIEVEERESAIRMFRSLNPKVVTVVEEEADFSSNRNDFVQCFEECLKFYGLYFEMLEESFPLTSNERLMLERDCSRSIVRVLACGGGDEQNNNDQNNNNNKEEFEDCCERRERGTQWCEKLKKEFSAAKFSDDVVDDVKALLKRYRGGWSLVLPQQQQEQEEGHNSNYNNNTLSGIYLTWKEEPVVWASAWKP, encoded by the coding sequence ATGCACCTAAGCCCTTACAAAAAAACACACTTCAATAACAACAttcctcatcttcatcatcatcatcatatccaTGATGATGATGCTTCAACCATAGACATGCAtaacaacaccaccaccaccaactcaACCAGCCGGTGTTCCTCCGATTCCGGTGAGCCATGTGAGGATGGTAAATGGGCTTGCAAGCTCCTCAAGGAGTGTGCCATCGCCATCTCACAAAGAGACTCCACCAAAATCCACCACCTTTTATGGATGCTCAACGAACTCGCTTCCCCTTACGGCGACTTGGATCAGAAGCTCGCCTCTTACTTCTTGCAAGCCTTGTTCTGCAAGGCCACGGAATCCGGCCACCGTTGCTACAAGACTCTCTCAACCGTCGCTCAAAAGAGCAACAACTTCGACTCCGCCAGAAAATTGATACTCAAATTCCAAGAAGTCTCCCCTTGGACAACCTTCGGACACGTGGCAGCCAACGGAGCAATACTCGAGGCCTTGGAAGGCGAGTCCAACCTCCACATAATTGACATAAGCAACACTCTTTGCACCCAGTGGCCAACGCTGTTCGAAGCGCTGGCCACCAGGAACGACGAAACTCCTCGTCTCAGACTTACTGTGGTGGCGCTCAGCTCCGCCACAGTAAGTTCTGTGATGAAGGAGGTCGGACAGAGAATGGAGAAGTTCGCGAGACTCATGGGAGTTCCCTTTGAATTCAACGTAATCAACGGTCTCGATCGCCTCGGAGAGCTCACGAAGGAATCGTTAGGGATTACAAACGACGAAGCCATCGCCGTGAATTGCATCGGAGCGTTGAGAAGGATCGAGGTTGAAGAAAGAGAATCGGCAATTCGCATGTTCAGATCGCTTAATCCGAAGGTCGTAACCGTCGTTGAGGAAGAAGCCGATTTCAGCAGCAATCGAAACGATTTCGTTCAGTGCTTCGAAGAGTGCCTTAAATTCTACGGCTTATACTTCGAGATGTTGGAAGAGAGTTTTCCATTAACGAGCAACGAACGGTTGATGTTAGAGAGAGATTGTTCTAGAAGCATAGTTAGGGTTTTGGCTTGTGGCGGTGGTGATGAACAAAACAATAatgatcaaaataataataataataaagaagagtttgaagattgttgtgagagaagagagagaggaacaCAGTGGTGTGAGAAGCTGAAGAAGGAGTTTTCAGCCGCAAAGTTCAGCGATGACGTCGTTGATGATGTTAAAGCATTGCTCAAGAGATACCGTGGAGGTTGGTCACTGGTTttgccacaacaacaacaagaacaagaagaaggacATAATagtaattacaataataatactcTCTCAGGAATTTACTTGACATGGAAGGAGGAACCTGTAGTTTGGGCATCAGCATGGAAACCCTAG
- the LOC112772608 gene encoding large ribosomal subunit protein eL38z/eL38y, with translation MPKQIHEIKDFLLTARRKDARSVKIKRSRDVVKFKVRCSKYLYTLCVFDSEKADKLKQSLPPGLSVQDL, from the exons ATG CCGAAGCAGATTCATGAGATTAAGGACTTCCTTCTAACTGCAAGGAGGAAGGATGCACGATCGGTGAAGATCAAGAGGAGCAGAGATGTGGTGAAGTTCAAGGTTCGATGCTCCAAGTACCTCTACACTCTCTGTGTCTTTGACTCTGAGAAAGCTGATAAGTTGAAGCAATCACTTCCTCCAG GTTTGAGCGTTCAGGATCTGTGA